The genomic region gacatcttcagagaactatccacgatgactctaaggccttgtctacactacgagagtagttcgattttacttgcatcgaatttttgtaatcgatattgcaaagtcgaacgtgtgtgtccacactaaggacagtaattcgactttgtgcgtccacactaacggtgatagcgtcgacattcgaagcggtgcactgtggtcagctatcccacagttcccgcagtcccctctgcccattggaattctgggtgtagccggcaatgccttctgggtaacaaaatgagtcgagggtgcttttgggaaactgtcgtcatccgtccatcactcccgccctccctccctgaaagcgccggcgggaaaacagttcgcgcgcttttccagtcattgacagcgcggacgccactgtactccgagcatggagcccgctgcgaccatcgctgcagttgtggccgctctcaacgtctcgcagcttatcataaaggtttccctgaggcagatgcagaaaagtcaggcaaggaggctacggcaccgcggtgatgtcctgaagtctgagagtagcacagacctgtcagaaagcaggcgacccagcgccgaggacatcacagtggcaatgggtcatgttgatgccgtggaacggcgattctgggcacgggaaacaagcactgagtggtgggaccgcatagtgctgcaggtctgggatgaatcccagtggctgcgaaactttcgcatgcggaagggaactttcctggaactttgtgagttgctgtcccctgccctgaagcgcagtgacacccggttgcgagctgcactgagtgtacagaagcgagtggccatagccctgtggaagcttgcaacgccagacagctaccggtcagtcgcgaaccagtttggggtgggcaaatctaccgtgggggttgttgtgatgcaagtagcgaaggcaatcgttgatgtactgctgccaaaggtagtgaccctgggaaacgtggaggcgatcatagatggcttcgcagcgatgggattcccaaactgcggtggggccatagatggaactcacatccctatcctggcaccggaccaccaggccacccagtacattaaccgaaagggatacttttccatggtgctgcaagcactggtggaccacaggggacgttttaccaacatctacgtgggatggccgggcaaggttcatgacgctcgtgttttcaggaactctggtctgtttagacggctgcaacaaggtatttacttcccggaccacaaaataactgttggggatgtggagatgcctatagtcatcctcggggacccagcctacccgctaatgccctggctcatgaagccctatactggcgccctggacactgaaaaagaactcttcaactaccggctgagcaagtgcagaatggtggtggagtgtgcttttggccgtctcaaggggagatggagaagcttactgactcgctgtgatctcagcgaaaccaatatccccattgttatagcagcttgctgtgtgctccacaatctctgtgagagcaagggggagacctttatggcggggtgggaggttgaggaaaatagccttgctggtgattactcacagccagacagccgggcgattagaagagaccagcgggaagcgctgtgcatccgggaggctttgaaagcaaagttcctgagtgagcagggtaacctgtgattttatagtttgtgtactgagaagctaaacctgcccccgtttctttacccaggtaatgttgactatcctatccagttacatacccccttcaccccccctccaacacacgtgtcgaaataaaaatagttctactttgttaaagcacaccgttttctttaatactgttttagcgggaattttttaaaactgggacgcagactgtggtgcggggcgggtctagtgttgtgatgcgaatgcagcttctaaactcaaggattgacaggctccgctgcggtgggatgcttgtttcaacggagcctgtcacccctcctgatcgggactgtgtgtatgggaggtctatttgactttgtggcagggggaggacggttacagatcccatgctgtgtggctctgtgatcctgtctaaggaccggcgcttaagatctgtaactgccctcccccgccacaaagtcacagagcaacccaccccccccaacattacatcaaaacaacctcccagactaaccggggcaactagtcactgcatcactgcactgtgtatgtgccctgctgctgtgcctgcccccgactatgtaccctgccaaaggagactgtcctgtccaatttccaaccccctttcccctcctcctccaaaagaacatgattgaaacagtagttaacagaaacgaattttttattatcaactacacatggcattgggaggtgaaacttggacgtgggcttgtgtcaggcggtaaggaaagaacttttcaaattttgggaaatgagagccttctgctactagagctctctgcaggggtggagtgagagttagcagggactctgccgcctctccttctttgcactttgggtgaggtgggtatgggacttggtggcgggggagggcggttagagatggactgcagcggggctctgtcctcctgcctccgttcctgcagaacatccacaaggcgccggagtgtgtccgtttgctccctcagtagtccaagcagcgttagagtcgcctgctggtcttcctgccgccacctctcctcccgatccatgttggcttggtgcattcgggtcaagttctcccgccactgggtctgctgtgctgcctgggcttgggaagaggccataagctcagagaacatgtcctcccgtgtcctcttcttcctacgcctaatccgcgctagcctctgggagtgtgattccaggctaggttgtgagacagtcgcagacggggctgtggaaatgggaaaaagggagtgaattcctctgaaagataaatgtagttgtgaacaaagaacatagtctttctctgtgaacaagaccatgcacagcacctttcacatgcgcactcagcacaaggtcgaattctcggccttcgcattctgtgcctggggtcttgaacagcacatttgagaagcgaggcagcacaacggaatttctgttgcaggcagacatggtaagccgtacacttgtggcagtttaaaacttttatattaccactggcctcatttcacatttaaatcaatgtcagtccctgctgccagcaatccggcaagcgggaactctgcccctgtcccaccccctcgcggctgtccccgggaacgatccctttcggctgcccctctcccgcctccaccgcgtggctgcaaaccagcggtgacagttctgtaaaggaacgggaaagcagtcccaacactaacattcccctacctaattaaaagcaggtcaccatggccgacatcaccctgatgaggatctccgagagcgacaaagagagaatgctccgggaaagcctccaaagaccagggccgtatgccgccctgctgtgcagagcaatgatccccgagtacctgataatctcgtggcgcggcaacgtgtcgtacttcggaggacccaataaggccgctctccccaagaacctcatgcaacggctttcaagttacctccaggagagcttcatcgagatgtcccaggaggattactgctctatccccgcacatatagaccgcattttactgtagctgcagtagcagggaatacacagtagagcggcttgtgcaggacaatcactgaaaaccggacattgctagatttcttttcaaaacttgcactgccccttactaaaccgttaagcgcctagggcacactaatcatgaacaacccattcttttaattgttaatattcctgttttgttaaaaataaatgtttagatgtttacaacacttactggctgatccttcaccagattctgtgtccggggtaatggctggggacgcttcgtaggggatctctgtaagggtgatgaagagatcctggctgtcggggaaatcagcgttgtgagagctgccaactgcctcgccctcctcatctccttcctcatcttccccgtcccctaacatgtctgaggaaccggccgtggacagtatcccatcctcagagtccacggtcactggtggggtagtggtggcggcagcaccgaggatggaatgcagtgcctcgtagaaacgggatgtctggggatgggatccggagcgtccgtttgcctctttggtcttctggtagccttgtctcagctccttgattttcacgcggcactgcgttgcatcccggctgtatcctctctctgccatgtctttagagatcttctcgtagatctttgcattccttcttttggatcgcagctcggaaagcacggactcatcgccccacacagcgatgagatccaagacttcacgatcagtccatgctggggctctctttctattcacagactgcatggccatcactgctggagagctctgcatcgttgccagtgctgctgtgctcgccacgatgtccagacaggaaatgagattcaaactggccagacaggaaaaggaattcaaattcaaattttcccggggcttttcctgtgtggctggtcagagcatccgagctcgcactgctgtccagagcgtcaacagagtggtgcactgtgggatagctcccggagctattagcgtcgatttccatccacacctagcctaattcgacatggccatgtcgaatttagcgctactcccctcgtcggggaggagtacagaagtcgaattaaagagacctctatgtcgaactaaatagcatcgcagtgtggacgggtgcagggttaattcgatttaacggcgctaacttcgacataaacgcctagtgtagaccaggcctaagatctttttcctgacttgttgtagctaaattagcccccatcatattgtatgtgtagttggggttattttttccaatgtgcattactttacatttatccacattaaatttcatttgccattttgttgcccaatcacttagttttgtgagatctttttgaagttcatcacagtctgctttggtcttaactatcttgagcagtttagtatcatctgcaaactttgccacctcactgtttacccctttctccagatcatttataaataagttgaataggattggtccgaagactgacccttggggaacaccactagttacccctctccattctgagaatttaccattaattcctaccctttgttcccggtcttttaaccagttctcaatccatgaaaagaccttcccttttatcccatgacaacttaatttacgtaagagcctttggtgaggaaccttgtcaaaggctttctggaaatctaagtacactttGTCcgctggatcccccttgtccacatgtttgttgacccctt from Chrysemys picta bellii isolate R12L10 chromosome 6, ASM1138683v2, whole genome shotgun sequence harbors:
- the LOC135972397 gene encoding uncharacterized protein LOC135972397, which translates into the protein MQSSPAVMAMQSVNRKRAPAWTDREVLDLIAVWGDESVLSELRSKRRNAKIYEKISKDMAERGYSRDATQCRVKIKELRQGYQKTKEANGRSGSHPQTSRFYEALHSILGAAATTTPPVTVDSEDGILSTAGSSDMLGDGEDEEGDEEGEAVGSSHNADFPDSQDLFITLTEIPYEASPAITPDTESGEGSATPSATVSQPSLESHSQRLARIRRRKKRTREDMFSELMASSQAQAAQQTQWRENLTRMHQANMDREERWRQEDQQATLTLLGLLREQTDTLRRLVDVLQERRQEDRAPLQSISNRPPPPPSPIPTSPKVQRRRGGRVPANSHSTPAESSSSRRLSFPKI